GGATCTACGACGGGGTCGGGTCCGTCCTGGGCGGTGAACTGGCCGGCGGCGAGGCGGTCCTCGGCGGTGCGGTCGGCGGCGTCGAGTCGGTCGGCGAGGGTGTGTTCCACGGAGCTGAGGCGCTGGGCAGCGGCGCGATCAGTGGCGCCGAAGCGGTCGGCGGCGGCGTACTCGGCGCTGCCGGGGCAGTCGGCGGCGGCGTCGTCGGCGGCCTCGAGGACGTCGTGCAGGGCTTTTCCGACGGGCCGTCCGGCATCGTGCGCGGGGTGGTCGACGGCGTCGAGTCGATCGGCGGCGGGCTCGTGACCGGCGCCGAGGACCTGGGCAGCGGTCTTTTCCACGGCGTCGAGGACGTCGGCTCGGGTGTGGTGAACGAGATCGGCAACGTCGGGGAAGGTCTGCTGCACGGCGGCGAGAGCGTGGTGGAGGGAGTCGGTAGCGGAGTCGCCGACGCCGCCGCCGGGTTGCTGCACGGCGCGGAGGACGTCGGGTCGGGCGTCATCAACGATCTCGGTAACGTCGGCAGCGGCCTGCTTGGTGGGATCGAGTCGGCCGGCGGCGGGGCGATCCACGGGCTCGAGGACATCGCGGGCGGTACGGTCTCGGCCGCCGAGTCGATCGGGTCCGGCGCGGTCAGCGCGGTTGAAGGCGCCGCGAGCACCGTGGCGGACGCCGGCAGTGCGGTCGTCGACGCCGCCGAGGATGCGGGGAGCGCGGTCGCGAGCGCGGCAAGTGACGCGGTGAGTGATGCCGAGAGCGCAGCGAGTGATGTCGGAAGCGCAGTGTCCAGCGCTGCGAGCGATGTGGCCGACGCCGCAAGCGACGTCGTGGACGACATCGGCGACCTGTTCTGAGCGAAGCGCCGGTCGGTCAGGGCCCGAGCTCGACGAGCATCCCTTCGTAGCTGCGGATCATGACGCGGCTGGCATCCACCGCGGCTTGTTTCGACAGCGGGTTCTCGGCGCGCCTCCGCCAGGCGTCGAGCCGGGTGAGCAGCGCCTGACGGACCTCGGGCGGCTCGGCCTCGGCTGGTAGTCCGATGCGCGCCGCGGGTGGCTGACCCGATCGTTCGAGCAGTTCCTCCGCCTCGGCGAGCAGGTCGTCGGGCAACGGGATCCCGCCGAGTCGCAGCGCGTTCAGCAGCCGGAGCTCGGCCAGCTCGTGCGCGCCCGCCATCAACGCCTCGAGCGGTTCCGCCAGCCCGTCCACTGGGTACGCCGCGACCAGACGGGCGAGCGCGGTCATCGCCGAGCGGGCTTTGAGCAGCCCGGCGCGCGCCGCGATCTGGCTGCCGACGGTACGACGGAGCTGGGTGAGTCCGCTCACCTCGGCGAGCGCCGCGGCCAGCTGGGCGGCGGTCGCGTCGGGCGAGCGCGCCAACCACTCGACGGCGTACCGCACGCCGTACAGGCCGAACCGCTCCACCAGCTCATGACGTTGCGCGGCATCGACGACGGCGTCGACCGCGGTGTGTTCGGCGGAGAGCTCCTGGATCGAGCCGAGCACCGGTGACGCCGCGGTGACGCCTGCGCCGGTGAGCGAGCGGAGCGAGCGGAACTCCTCCTCACGAAGCGTGACCGCCGCCTCGGCGAGCAGGCCGGCTACCGGGACGACGTCCTGGACGAGCCGGCGCAGGGTGGGCTGGGCGACGTAGCGGTCGGCAATCGCGCGTGCCGACGTCATCGCGTCGAGCCGGCAGACACCGATCTCGTCGGCGCGGGACAGGACGGCGAGGCAGTTGACCGGGTTGGGTTGCGCGAGATCGTGGTCGTGGAAGCTCTCGAGCAGCCGGACGTCCGCGGTGTGCATGTGTCGCATCAGGTAGATCACGGCGTCGACGGAGCCCGGGTCGTCGCTGCCCGCGTCGAGGAACGACGTGGTCCGTCTCGAGAGGTCGGCGGACAGCGAGGCGATGCCCGGCGTGTCGACGAGCGTCATCGTGCGAAGCGCCTCGCTCGGCCAGTCGACCATGAGCCAGCGCAGCGAGTCGGCGGTGTCGTCATTGAGTCGGACGTCGAGAGCGCCGTTGCGCGAGAAAGCGACCGGATAGGGCTGGCCGTCGACCGGAACGGCGGTCACCTGGCAGATCTCGGCCCCGCGGTACCACGTCACTATCCGGGTGCACTCGCTCGCGTCGGTCGGAGCGAGCTCCTCGCCCACGAGGGCGTTCAGCAGCGTGGACTTCCCGGCCTTGACCTTCCCGGCGATCGCGACGCGGACCGGCAGCTCGAGCCGGCGGCGGATCTCGACCGAGCTGGCGGCCGCCGGTGTTCCGTCGTACGCCGAGACCGCGCGGTCGGCAACCGAGGCGGTGCGCGCCAGGAGGCTGTCCATCCTCACGCCTTCCGGGGCGACGGCGCGAACCTTGCCGCTTGCTGGGCGAGCTGCGCCAGCGCGCTGAGCCGCTTGTCGACGTCGGCGAGCTTTGCGGTCCGATCCTTTTGCGCACCGGCAAGGGCGGCGGTCGCCTCTTGCACGGCGGCAGTCGTGGAGCGGACCAGCTCTTCGGCCCGTGCCGAGTAGGTGTCGCGCAGTGCGCGCTGCAAGGACCGGACTGCGTCGCGAGAGTCCTTGCCGACGACGAACGACGCCTCGTCGGTGTAGCGGCGTACCGCGGACTTCGCGTGGTTGCGCCGGGTCTCGACCTGACGGTTGTGCTCCTCGCTGACCGACCGCGTTCCCAGCACCAGGCCGAGGCCGAGCGTGATCGGGTTCAGCGAGCCGGTGAACAGGTGCAGCATCGAAGCGCCGCCGAGCGCTCCGAACATCGACATCCCGCTGTAGGTGTTGCGGAACAGCGAGATCGCGGTGGCTCCCGCGCCGCCTTGCAACGCCGCCTTGGGAAGCTCAGGGTCGATCACGCCGTCGAGCAGGTGGGTCGGAGCGGCGACATTGATGACTTCGCCGAGATCTGCCGCGTCCTCGGCGAAGATCGCTGCGACCCGCTCGGTGAGGTCGTGCGCGTGCCGGGTCAGCAGCAGGTAGTTCTCGGTTACGTCGTAGACGACCCGGGTCTCGAGCCACTGCGCGAACTCGTCCCACATCTTCACCGGGTCGCTCTGGTCGATCGCGCTTTCCGCTTCCTGCGAGATAACGCGCATCCGCGTGCGCATGTCATGGTCGACCTCGCCCTGCAGGTCGGCCATGCCGTCGTTCAGCACGAGCTGCCACTTCGAGGTCTGGCCGCGCAGCGCCTCGGCCCGGCGCTTGGCGTCGTCCAGGCCGGCCTGCAGGTCCTCGTGGTTGCCACCGGTCGCGAGCGCCTGCTTCGCGGCCGCCAGCGGAGCCGCCAGCAGCTGCAGGACCCCGACCACATCGGTGCCGGCGGAGCGCAGTGCGAGTGCCTCCGCGTTCGGCGCGATGCGCTGGACCAGCACGCCTTCGAGCCGGCCGAAGCCGGATGCCTCGCCGAGGGCGGGATCGTTGGCCGCGCGGCCGCGCGCGCGCAGCTCGCAGGACACGGTGAGGATCGGCGCCGCGATGCCGGCCCGTTCGAGATGCGCGCGGTTCGCCGCCACGACAGCGTCGACGAAGGGGAAGATGTCGGTCTTCGCCATGACGCAGATCACGGTTCCGCACAACCGCATGGCGTGGCCGAGGAAGGACACCTCCGGCTCGGTGAGCTCCGACATCGCGTCCGAGACGAAGACCAGTGCGTGGACGGACGGCAGCGTCGCCAGCGTGCGCAAGGCGTGCTCGGACTGCAGACCGCCGACGCCCGGCGTGTCGATCAACGTGAGGCCGGCCTTGAGCAACGGGCTCGGGACTGCCACCTCGACCCGCTGGTAGTCGCTGCCGTCGTGGATCGCGGCGCGTAGCTGCGATGCCGACAGCGGGTGCGCGGTCTCCTTCGGCGGATCGCCGCTCACCGAGATCCCGGTGATCGCCAACGCGTCGGCGTACCGGAGGACAGTGGGTACGGCGGTGCTGATGTCGTCGTCGACCGGGCAGACCGGGCCGCCGACCAGCGCATTGACGACCGAGCTCTTGCCCTTCTTGAACTCGCCGACCACCGCGACCCGGGCGCCCTCGCTGGTGAGCCGTCCGGCGGCAGCCGACAACCGGCTGACCAGGTCGGCGCGACCGGCGCCGCGGGCCACCTCGGCCACTGCCCCGATCAGCTTCAGCAGTTCGGCGCGCTGCTGCGGCCCGCCCGTGGCGGCGCCGGCCGGGCTGGCAGCCGGTGCGGTCACCTGGTGACCTGGAGACCGGGCACTAGAGGAAGTTCTCGATGTCGTCCCCGACGTCCTCGATGCCGCTGCCCACGTCGTCGATCGCACCGCCGACAGCGGATACGACGTCGCCGGCACCTTCCACGGTGTCGCCGACCAGGTCCGCGGCGCCGGTCGCGGCGTCGCCGACGTCATCGACCGCGCCCTCGGCCACGTCGCCGACCGCGCCGACGACGTTGCCTTCGCTCAAGGCGGTGCCGGCGTCGGTCAGCGAGGACGAGGTGTCGTTGAGAATGTCCCGGCCCGTGTCGTAGGTGTCGGACGCGGCGCTCTCGACGGCGGGAGCCACTGCCTCACCGACGAAGCTTCCGATCGCGGACCCGGCGATGGTGCCGACCGGTCCGATGATCGAGCCGGCCGCGCCGCCGATGATCCCGCCGGCGGTCGAGATGGCCGCGGTCTCCGCGTCGCCTGCGATCGCCGCGGTGTTGCCGGTCACGAGGTCGTTGAGCACGCCGAGATCGGCGTCCACGCCCGGCAACCCCAACGCGGTTGCGCCCACGTCCAGCCCGCCGATCACACCCTCCTCGGCCGCTCCGGTGTAGTTCCCGTCGGCGAGGTCATACGCCGCGCCCGCCGCCGCCCCGATCGGTATGCCGGTGCCGACGATGTCGCCGACGACGTCGTTGACGCCGCTGAGGTCGACCCCTCCCAGCGTGCTGGCGACGTCACCCGCACCTGACGCGAGCGATCCGCCGAGGCTGTCACCGAGGTCCCCGAAGCTCGAGCCGGTGCCGTCGTCGATCGGGCCGCCGCCGCCGTCGATGACCATGGTCGGTTGGACGTCGCCGCCGATCGGATCGCCTTCGGCGAAGGTCGGTTCGGCGACCCCCGACTCGATCGGCCCGCCGCCGCCGTCGACGACCATGGTCGGTTGGACGTCGCCGCCGATCGGATCGCCTTCGGCGAAGGTCGGCTCGGCCGGTGCCGGGATCGTGGCCTCGGTGGGGACCGCCGCCACCGGTACGCCACCGGCGGGCGGCACAAAGCCCATCTGCTCGAGACCTTCTCCGAGCGCGCCGAGGTTCATGTCGCCGATGATCGGGAGGTCGGAGGCCGCGCCGGCGAGCGCACCGGGGTCGACCGCACCGAACCCGGCTTCGCCGGCGCCGGCCGGGTCGAAACCTGGTGTTCCGAAGCCCGCGGAGGCGGCACCGGCCACGTCGCCCACGATGGGCAGCCCGCCGAGCGCGTCGGAGAATCCGCCGACCGCGCCGGGATCGATGCCGCCCACCCCGGGGTCGGTGCCGAACCCGGGGGCAAGCGTTCCGATGACCTGCTCGCCCGCCGCCGCCGTACTGCTCGCGACCTCGCCGGCCAGCTCACCGAGCGCCGCGGGGTCGATGCCCTCCAACGGCGCTTCGGTGCCGGTCGTGAACATCCCGCCCAGCGTCGGCTCCGCCACCGAGACGCCGGGGTCGAACATCCCGCCGAGCGGCGCTCCGGGGACCGCGAACCCCGGGTCGCCGAGGCCGCCCGAGGTCTCCGTCGCCGGCGGTGTGAAGCCGGCGTCGCCGGCTGTCTCCCCGGCGCCGGGCACCTCGAAGCCGGCGTCACCGGTGCTGACCGGCGTCGCGACGATCGGAGCGCCGGTGATCCCACCACCGGCCGAGGCACTCGGGGGAGCGAAGCCAGGGTCGCCTCCGCCGAGGTTGGTCGTGCCGCCAGGAAGGGTGAACCCGGCGTCACCGACGCCGGAGGACGCGCCGGCGGGTGGGCTGAAGCCGGGATCGCCGCCACCCGCCGCCGGGGTGCTGAGCGGCGTGGCCGTCGGGCTGGTCGTGGCGGCCGACGGTTCGGCGATCCGCGCGTCGAACGGGTGCCCGGCGGGTGCGGGCACGTTCGGCTCCGGGGCGAATTCCGCCGCCGGGGCGTAGCTGGTCAGTGCCTCCGCGGGGATTGCGCCCATGCGGTCGAGGGCGATCGCGAGGTTCAGTGGTTCGGCCGACCCCAGTGGCAGGTAAGGGACCAGCTCCGGGTGCAGCGACCCGAACTGCGCGAGCGCCTGCTGGACCAGCTCCGGCGGGGCGCTCGCCAGCTCGAACGGCGGTTGTCCGGGCGGGCCGGCCGGCTCGCCGGGTGCGGGTCCGGCCGGCGCCGGCGCGGCGCCCTCGACCGGCGGCGCCGCCGCATGGACGGGCGCGCCGGCCATCTCGCCCGGTCCGCCGACCTGCGGCATCGGCTGGGCCACCGAGTGCGGTTGTTGAGCCTGGCCGAGCTGACCGTGCATGAACGACTCGAGGTAGCGGAGCAGTTCTTCCAGAGATGCCATGACGCCTCCCTTGGGTGGCAGCGGTGCGTTACAACGTCGACGTGGGTGCCGGGGCCTTCACCGGGCTGAAGACGCCGTAGTAGCTGTTCTGCGAGGGGACCCACTTGATCAGGTCGAGGCGCAGCGGGCTGGTCGGGGTCTTGGTGTTGTAGAAGAGGATCTCCGGCCCCTGCAGGATCACGCTCGGGTGATAGGCCTTGTGGGTCTGGGCCGCAACCTCGGCGGCGCCGTTGTTGCTCTGGACCACCGCGACGATCTGGGTGCCGTCGCTGTCATGGAAGACCACGACGAACTCCGGGTCGACGTCGTTGCTGCCGGTGAGGTTTGCCGTACTGACCGACGCGGTGTTCCAGCTCGCCGAGTTGCCGTCGCTTTCCAGCGCGGGCGTCCACGTGCCGTCGGAGTTCTGCGTCAGGACCTCGACCCGCGGCCCGTTCGCCGTCGGGTCGGTCGAGGAGGAGAAGAACGCGACGACCTTCTCGGGCGCACCGTTGAGATCCCAGGTCACCGTCTGGCACTGGGCCGAGAAGTCCGGTCCCGGGTTGGTAGGGGTCAAGCCGTTGGCGGTGGCGGCAACCTCCTGGCAGTCGGTCGACCCGGAGGTATCGACCGGAGTCGTGGTGGTGGGAGCCGCGAGCAGCAGGTTGTCCGTCGTGATCTGGTGCGGTTTCGACTCCGGCGCGCCACCGGTGTGCGTCGTACCGCCGGCAGGTGGCGTGGCCTGTTGCGAGACCCCGGTCCCGGTTTGCGGCGAGGAGCTGTGGTGGTGGCGACCGAACATGAAATAGGCGCCGACACCGAGCAAGGCGAGCCCCAGGATCGCCGGCAGGATGACCGCGATGCCGCCGCGCCGCTCACGATGTACCGGCGGCGGTGGCGGTGGCGGCCGGTCTCCGATCCCCGGCGCCGTGGTCAGGGTGCTGGTCGCACCCGGCGAGCCGCCGGCGGCTTCGGCGGCGAGCCCGGCGCCAACTCCGGCGAGTGCTGCGGTCGGCGCGAGCGCCAGGCTCGCGTCCGCCGGTCCGGGCTGCTCCGGCAGTGCGGGCGAAGCGACGGCGGTGGCCTCGGCTGACTCGCCGACGGCCGCGGTCCGCGCTGCGATCGCGGCGCCGAGCGCGATCGCGTTCTTCGGGTGGGCATCGACGGCGACCGGGCGCCCGAAGGCCGCCGAGACGGTCTGGGCGACCAGCGGGATGCGTGACGAGCCGCCGACGAGGAGGATCGCGCGGACCTCCTGCGCCTCGACGCCGGCGGAGGTGAGCGAGCGGCGCATCGCGCCGATCGCGTCGTCGAGGCGCGGCCGGATCATCGCCTCGAGCTCGGGCCTGGTCAGGCGCACCTCGGTCGTCACCGTGGGCAGCAGGACGGGAACCGACGCCTGGGTGTCGGCGGAAAGCACCTCCTTGGCCTGCACGCACTCCTCGCGGAGGCGCGCCACGGCGGCGAGCGCGGTGCTGTCGTCCGGGTCGAGCTGGTCGAGACCGGGCTCGATCATGCCCGCGACGTGGGCGAAGACGGCGTCGTCGAAGTCGATGCCGCCGAGCCGCTCGATGCCCTCGGGCTCGCCGAGGATGTCGAACCGGCCCTCGGCTACCTTCCGGATCACCGCCGAGTCGAACGTCCCACCCCCGAGGTCGAACACGGCGACGACGTCACCGGGCTCGACCCGCTGCTGCGAGGCGTAGAAGATCGCGGCCGCCTGCGGCTCGGTGAGCAGCGTGGCCTCGGCGAGATCGGCCAGCCGCACCGCCTGGCTCAGCAGGTCCTTCTTATATGCGCCCCAGTTCGCCGGATGCGTGACGGCGACCCCGGCCGCGGGCTCGCCCTCGGTCCGGGCGATCGCCGCGACCACCCATGCGAGCAGCTTCGCGGACAGCGCCTCCGCGGAGTACGGCGAGCCGCCGACCAGCAGCGGCGTCGTGTCGCCCAGCCGGCGCTTGAACTCGCGCGCGACCCTGCTGGGATCGCTGAGCGCGCGTCGTTGTGCCGCCTCGCCGACGAGCAGCTCGCCTTGCTCACCGATCCAGAGCACGGACGGAACCGCGGTCGAGCGGTCTCCGAGGGCGGCGACTTCAACCTGGTCGTCACGGGCCACGGCCGCTGCCGTGTACGTCGTACCGAGATCGACCCCGATGTAGTACGCCACGAAACCCCCGCCACCGCCGGGCAAATCCGACTTGGGCAGTGTGTCACCGGGTTGCCGTGCGCTCAACCGGAACGGCTGGCCAGGAGCCCGCCGGTTGCGGCCCGCCGGAGGTCAGGCCTCGGGCAGGTCGAGCACCAACCCTTCGCACGCCGCCCGCACCGGGAGGCCGTCGGTGGCCAGCTCGGCCAGGATCTCGTCGATCTCGTCGTCGGTGCGGGTGGGCGCGTGATGGAACAGCATCAGGCTGCGCGCGCCGGCCTCGCGGGCCAGCGCGACGGCGTACTCGGGGCTCGCATGCCCGAGGTAGGCCACCTCGGGAAACTGGCTGGCCCGGTGCTGGGCGTCGTGGATGAGCACATCCACGTCGTGGGCGAGCTCGAGCGCCGCCGCGTGGCGCTCGCCGAGCCCGTCCGGACCGGGACCGAGCGAG
This region of Mycobacteriales bacterium genomic DNA includes:
- a CDS encoding dynamin family protein, with amino-acid sequence MDSLLARTASVADRAVSAYDGTPAAASSVEIRRRLELPVRVAIAGKVKAGKSTLLNALVGEELAPTDASECTRIVTWYRGAEICQVTAVPVDGQPYPVAFSRNGALDVRLNDDTADSLRWLMVDWPSEALRTMTLVDTPGIASLSADLSRRTTSFLDAGSDDPGSVDAVIYLMRHMHTADVRLLESFHDHDLAQPNPVNCLAVLSRADEIGVCRLDAMTSARAIADRYVAQPTLRRLVQDVVPVAGLLAEAAVTLREEEFRSLRSLTGAGVTAASPVLGSIQELSAEHTAVDAVVDAAQRHELVERFGLYGVRYAVEWLARSPDATAAQLAAALAEVSGLTQLRRTVGSQIAARAGLLKARSAMTALARLVAAYPVDGLAEPLEALMAGAHELAELRLLNALRLGGIPLPDDLLAEAEELLERSGQPPAARIGLPAEAEPPEVRQALLTRLDAWRRRAENPLSKQAAVDASRVMIRSYEGMLVELGP
- a CDS encoding dynamin family protein; translated protein: MTAPAASPAGAATGGPQQRAELLKLIGAVAEVARGAGRADLVSRLSAAAGRLTSEGARVAVVGEFKKGKSSVVNALVGGPVCPVDDDISTAVPTVLRYADALAITGISVSGDPPKETAHPLSASQLRAAIHDGSDYQRVEVAVPSPLLKAGLTLIDTPGVGGLQSEHALRTLATLPSVHALVFVSDAMSELTEPEVSFLGHAMRLCGTVICVMAKTDIFPFVDAVVAANRAHLERAGIAAPILTVSCELRARGRAANDPALGEASGFGRLEGVLVQRIAPNAEALALRSAGTDVVGVLQLLAAPLAAAKQALATGGNHEDLQAGLDDAKRRAEALRGQTSKWQLVLNDGMADLQGEVDHDMRTRMRVISQEAESAIDQSDPVKMWDEFAQWLETRVVYDVTENYLLLTRHAHDLTERVAAIFAEDAADLGEVINVAAPTHLLDGVIDPELPKAALQGGAGATAISLFRNTYSGMSMFGALGGASMLHLFTGSLNPITLGLGLVLGTRSVSEEHNRQVETRRNHAKSAVRRYTDEASFVVGKDSRDAVRSLQRALRDTYSARAEELVRSTTAAVQEATAALAGAQKDRTAKLADVDKRLSALAQLAQQAARFAPSPRKA
- a CDS encoding Hsp70 family protein — encoded protein: MAYYIGVDLGTTYTAAAVARDDQVEVAALGDRSTAVPSVLWIGEQGELLVGEAAQRRALSDPSRVAREFKRRLGDTTPLLVGGSPYSAEALSAKLLAWVVAAIARTEGEPAAGVAVTHPANWGAYKKDLLSQAVRLADLAEATLLTEPQAAAIFYASQQRVEPGDVVAVFDLGGGTFDSAVIRKVAEGRFDILGEPEGIERLGGIDFDDAVFAHVAGMIEPGLDQLDPDDSTALAAVARLREECVQAKEVLSADTQASVPVLLPTVTTEVRLTRPELEAMIRPRLDDAIGAMRRSLTSAGVEAQEVRAILLVGGSSRIPLVAQTVSAAFGRPVAVDAHPKNAIALGAAIAARTAAVGESAEATAVASPALPEQPGPADASLALAPTAALAGVGAGLAAEAAGGSPGATSTLTTAPGIGDRPPPPPPPVHRERRGGIAVILPAILGLALLGVGAYFMFGRHHHSSSPQTGTGVSQQATPPAGGTTHTGGAPESKPHQITTDNLLLAAPTTTTPVDTSGSTDCQEVAATANGLTPTNPGPDFSAQCQTVTWDLNGAPEKVVAFFSSSTDPTANGPRVEVLTQNSDGTWTPALESDGNSASWNTASVSTANLTGSNDVDPEFVVVFHDSDGTQIVAVVQSNNGAAEVAAQTHKAYHPSVILQGPEILFYNTKTPTSPLRLDLIKWVPSQNSYYGVFSPVKAPAPTSTL